From the genome of Ectobacillus sp. JY-23, one region includes:
- a CDS encoding site-specific integrase codes for MKVVEPIRDKYMIEQMKQVLRKQSERNWFLFVMGINTGLRISDLLQLRVKDVRNRTHIEIQEEKTKKRKRFLINLDLRETILAYTRHMDEEDYLFPSQKTDLPLQRVQAYKILRAAAEEVGLSHIGSHTCRKTFGYWHYQMYQDVALLQNILNHSHPSITLKYIGINQEMMDKSLERFSL; via the coding sequence ATGAAGGTAGTTGAGCCAATTCGGGATAAATATATGATTGAACAAATGAAGCAGGTGCTACGCAAGCAATCAGAGCGTAATTGGTTTTTATTTGTAATGGGGATTAACACCGGCTTACGTATCTCTGATCTGCTTCAATTGCGCGTAAAAGACGTACGAAATCGAACTCATATTGAAATTCAAGAAGAAAAAACAAAAAAAAGAAAGCGGTTTTTAATTAACTTGGATCTGCGAGAAACAATCCTTGCATACACAAGACATATGGACGAAGAAGATTATTTGTTTCCCTCGCAAAAAACAGATTTGCCCTTACAGCGCGTGCAAGCATATAAAATTTTACGAGCGGCCGCAGAAGAAGTCGGGCTGTCACATATCGGGTCACATACGTGCCGGAAAACGTTTGGTTATTGGCATTATCAGATGTATCAAGACGTAGCACTTTTGCAAAATATATTGAATCACTCTCACCCCAGTATTACCCTTAAATATATTGGGATTAATCAAGAAATGATGGACAAAAGCTTGGAACGCTTTAGTTTATAG